The nucleotide sequence GGTTTCTGTACTCGCCTGCTCCACAAAAAAACGCTGACTGTGCTGATATTGACTATAAGCAATATAAGGCACGGCCAGTACTAGACACAGGATATATAGCCATCTCAAACCGGTACGATGCCAGAAAATCCGGAACAGCACATAAGCCACGAAGGTCATACCCAAAGCTAAGGATAACCATTGTAAAGCCGCTTCTGAAATGAGTGGGCGAATAAAATACAGCGCCAGTGCCAGCATGATAAAGGCAAAGAGCACTTTGATCTGATTCATCCAGTGCCCAGCTTTAGGCAGAATCCGTGCCCCCAGAATACTGGCCAGCAATAAAGGCGTGCCCATCCCAAAACCCAGAGTAAACAGCAACAGAGCCCCCTGCCACTGACTTTGTGTCTGGGAAATAAACAACAATGCACCTGCCAGTGGTGCGGTCATGCATGGTCCTACCAGAAGCGCCGAAATCATGCCCATAACGCCCGCACTGACCAGACTACCTCCCTGTTGCATGGCTTGTGCCCGGTCCAGACGATGAACCAGACGTTGCGGCAGTTTGATTTCAAACAGGCCAAACAGATTCAGGGCAAACAGGACAAATAGCACACTAAAAGCAATTAAAGTCCCAGGTTGCTGCAACCAGCGCTGAAAATTCAGGCCGGCCGAAGATGCAATTAGGCCAAGTACTGCATAGACAGCAGCCATACTGCTGACAAAAGTCAGTGCAATCATCCAGGCTTTCAGGCCTTTACTGTCACGTACAATCAGTGAGGTCAGAATCGGCAGCATCGGCAAGGAACACGGCGTAAACGCCAGTAAAATTCCCAGGCCGAAAAACAGCAAAAGCCCATAGCCCAAAGAGCGTTCAAGCAGTTGGGCTGACCATTTCTGGTCTTGTGCTGCATAGGGTTCGGTTTGTGTGTTGGCTGATGCAGAGATTTCATCTGCTGTAGATTCTGAAGAATCTGCTGTATTAAACAGGGTATTGTGTTGCAGTGATGAAGTATTCAGATCAAGTAAACGCTTTGTTCCTGATCCGGCAGCTTCAAATTGCACCAGACCGGACAAATCGGTCTTGAACTGAATGGTTTGTGGCGGATAACAGATCCGGTCTTTGGCACAACCCTGCCAGCTGACCTGATAGGATCGCCCCGCCTGAGTCGGGATCTGAAACTTTAACTGCTGATAATAAACCTGGGTATGCCCATAGTTGTCATCATATAAATCTTCAGCGGGTGGCAACTCAAACGTCACCGGCTGGTTGCCCTGCCGGACTTCAATTTTATGCTGATACAGATAATAGTTGTCCGGAATCTGCCAGCTCAGTTCAGCCTGCTGCTGACTGGTGGAGATCACGCTCACAGGAAAGGCCTGCTCGGCAGACAACAATGCAGTTTCCGCCTGAGCAGGACTGCTGAACAAGGTGCTTCCCAAAATAACCGGGGCAAGCATTTTCCCCCAGGTCGGGAACTGCGAGTATTTCATCTTCTATGAATGAGTATCTTAGAACAGCACAGAGAAACCTAGGCCTGAGAAGTAGCTTCGATCTGCACCATCCAGATCTACACCGACATTCGCATCTAACTGGACACGATCGTTTAAAGCATACATGACCCCGGTACCGAGTGCGTATTGATTATCGACACTTTCCGCTTTACGGTAAATCAGTTCAGAATAACCTGACCAGCGATCAGTAATGCGGTAGCCTAGAGAAGGAATCGCAGACACTGCCCAGTTGCTGTCCTGCCATTCATAACGCATGGTCAATGCGGTACTGACCAAGTCATTATATTGATACGACACGACAGAACCCAAGCTGTAAATATCTTCTTCATTAGTGAAACCGGCATTGCCTGTTGCAATGATGGCTTCGGCCAGCAAAGCCATACTGAGTTTGTCATCATCCAAATCAATGGCCTTTTTCAGACCAATACTAACATCGCCCAGACCATCATCTTCTTCGGTCTGGCCATTGGATTTCACTTGGGTCCAGGTCGGGCCAGCCCAACCTAAACGCAATTCCAGATCATCACTGAGTCCGGTACGTAACAACATATCTGCACTGAGTGTGGTCGCGGTCTGATCGCCCGACTTGCTATAACGCGCTGTAGGCAAGCCTTGCTCCCAAGCGACATTTCCGACTGGAGTAATTCCAGTACTGAGACCCTCACCTGGTCGATCAAATTCAAAATCTGCTGCGAAAAGCTGTGCACTACAACCGGCCAGTGCAATCAAACCCAAGGTTTTTAATGTTGTCATGTTGGAGCTCTTTATTAAAATTTAACTGAGTTCTTTGGTCATTTTTGCGCCATGCTTGCGAAGCAGTTCTAGCGTCTGTTTTTCTTCATCCAAGGCTTCTGACCAGTTGATTTCATCAAAATCACAATCAAAGAATAGATCACTAATTGAAGATAAAATAGTCATGCCATCTTCATCTTTGCTATTTGGATCGACTTTTTCATCCAGTAAACGCTGTACAGCTGGCGCGCATGCGGCACTTGCGGCATCCCAGAGTGGACCATAAATTTCTTCTGCATCCCACAAATGCAGATTCACTTTGGCCTGGATCAGTTCTTCCAGAATCTGTAAATGTACCGCCAAACGTGCCTGTTTCTCCTCTTCTGAAAGTGGTGTTCCGGCTTCATACAGCTCACACACTTCTTCCCACCATTTAAACAGGCCATCTGACCAGACCGAAATCACCGGGCCTTTGTCATGATCAATAAAATTCGGGTTGAGTCCATCTGCCAGCAGCTGTTTGACCTGGTCCAGATTTAATTCTTCGAGTGCTTGCACAAAAAGTTGTTGTTGCGCAGTTAACATGATGGAGCTCACTTTGATTCGTTTTCGACTATTATGCCGAATAAAGCAGGATTTGTTGTGCTTCTCATAACTATATTTTTGTTTAATACGAAAAAAGCCCCGCAGGGCTTTTTCAAATCGGTTCGGCTTAGTCTTCGATATCCGCAGTATCTGTGTCTGCTAGTTCGAGAGCGCCAGGACGAACATTGTCTTTTTTCTCGATCACATGTTCCAGACTACGTTTTAGTCGGTCAATTGCACCATGGATCGCAGTATCGACATTATGGCCACGATGATTGACTACGACAGGTTTCAAGCCTGCAGGACGCGCTTCAATCATACAACGAATATCGTCATCGCCGCCTTTGGCGCCATTTTCATCACTAAGATGGACTGAAAAATGGGTAATACGTTCGCTGTGGCGCTGGAATTCTTGATTTAATTCTTCCCGTACATAAGTAATTAAACGATCACTATTCTGAATGTGGTTATCGGTACGAAGTTCAATATTCATATATTACCATCCTCAATCTTTGTAACTTTTGAGTGCAAAATTTTTTATCTTGGCACGTTTGTAGCTTGCTGTTTCGCATCGCATTTCACTTCTTCAAATGATTGGAATCACACCCTCCATTTTGAATGATGAACACATTTTTGAGTCTGCAGAATCGTGTCCTTATATCTTGAATATCGGCTGTATCTTGGAAATATGCAAGTGATATTTTGGTTTTTTAGCAAAAGAATAATCCATTGTGACAACTGCTTACTCAGCTCAAAAATACAGGATTTTTCAAACGGAAATTTCACAACCTTTCACATGATTTAATTTGAAATAATTTTTTAGCCAGACCGATAAATCGCTTAAATAACACTCGACCAGAAAACCTAAAAAAGGAGGAATTAAAAGTATTTTTTATCGAAATTAGCTCACTTTTACCTAATAATTTATCTTATAAGATCAGCGCCTAGTCAGCCTTACAGTCCTGAATAGATCATTTGCTTTATCATTATTTAGTTGCTTTTGCATAACCGGGAAAAATACTCTTTCGTCATTTTAAAATAACAACCTGCAAAATAATTTTTTATTGAAATATAAGACCGTTCAATCTCACTTGAAGAGGCTGAGAACAGGCTTATAAAACGACGGTCATTTGAGATTTTCAAACTAACCTCATTACACAAACAGAACAAAGCTGTTCAGCCTCAGGCCCAAATTAATTACTAAACAATCTGTATATCCCCCCCTATTTTTTACTGATTTTGTAAGTTAATCATCGTAAATTGAAGTGATTTTATATTTTTAGTTATACATTCAGTCTTTTAAGGCACTACATATTCAACTTTATTTAAAAAATAATAATTTAGAGAAGTATCAGCGAAAGGCAATGAAAACTGAGGAAGATGATCGTCTTCATTCAACTCATGGGGGCTGAAATATATTTAAGTCAGCGATCACTTTTAACTTTATTTTTACTTATTAATCTGTATGCTTATTCTGCTTTCTCGGGGGGATAGATTTAAATGAAATTTACACAACTTACGGCACTTTGTGCATTGGCTTCAACTGCAGCATTTGCTCAAGCAAAACCAGTTTGGCAGGACTTTAGCGTTACAGGTCTTTATGGCGAAAACTATGAAGTTGTAGACGATCAGCAAACTACTTTAACTGTTGAATATGCTGCAAAAGTTAAATATGCAGATGTATTCTTCTTTATGGATCGTCTGCGCGGTGGCGATGATGTTAAAAGTACGTACTTTGAGTTATCACCACGTTTAAGCTTAAGCGAAGTTACAGGCCAAAAACTTGCCTTTGGTCCAGTGAAAGATGTGCTTATTTCAACAACGTGGGAAGGTTCAGATAATGCTGATAACTTCCTATATGGCGTGGGCTTTGACCTTGATATCCCATACTTTCAATATGCAAGCTTAAATCTTTATCGTGCAAACAATGAAAAAGTGTTTGGCAATAAAGACGATTATCAAATGACGCTTACCTATGGTGTGCCATTTAAACTGGGTGCTGAAGATTTTCTTGTAGATGGCTTCCTTGATTGGTCAACTGCTGAAAAAGACGCTCAAGCAAGCGAGTTAAACTGGACTACACAGTGGAAATGGAATGCGGGCAAACACATTTCTCCAGATACCCGTTTATACCTCGGTGTTGAACATTCAGTGTGGAACAATAAGTTTGGTCTTAAAAATCAAGATGAAAACAATGTCAGCGCACTTGTGAAATATCATTTCTAATTGATGTATGATCGAAAGCAGAACTCCGGTTCTGCTTTTTTTAAACTGTGATTTCAGCTCACCTCTACTAGAACAAGAATATGCCTGATTTTGATATTCGACCTGCGACCGAACATGATCTTGAAACCATCCTCAAGATTTATAATCAGGAAGTACTTTATGGTACTGCGACCTGGAACAGAACAGCCTTTGATCTGAACTATTTCAAAATCTGGTTTAAACAGCTTAAAAATCAGAATTTCCCGGTTTTTGTGGTTGAAGATACGCGAAATCAAGTCGTTGCTGGCTATGCTTGTTATGATCAGTTTCGTAGTATTCAGGGCTTTCAACAGACGGTAGAACATTCCATCTTTTTAAATCCAGATTATGCAGGGCAAGGTTTGGGTTCTAAATTATTACAGTATTTAATTGAACAGGCTCAAGTACAGAAATTGCATATCATGGTCGCAGCGATTGATTCAGAAAACACCTCATCGATTCGTCTGCATGAAAAACTGGGTTTCGTTCAAACTGCCTATATGCCGCAAGTCGGACAGAAGTTTGGGCAATGGCGTGATTTGGTCCTCTTGCAACTGAATCTGGATCGAGCTTGATTCATTCTTAGTTTAAAGCTATTCCAGAACTGCTTTCTGGACACTCCTTTTCAGCTTTTTAATATTTGGTCATCACGATATTTGGTTGTTATCCAGTTTAATAAGCACAAGTTCTATTTACTTATACTAGCGGCTATGTATTATTCAGCTCAAAATCATACTGAATAACACTATGTATAAATCTCTATTGTCTATCGGTCTTTTAGGTTTAAGCGCGCACACTTTTGCTGATTCAGATTTTGAAAAAGAGCTCCGCTCAGGCTGTAGCAAAGTGCAAAGCTATGCAAATAATGGCAAGAAATTCTACGACCAAAAACAATATCAAAAGGCTATAGCGCAATTTGAGCAACAAGCCGCTTGGTCATCTTTTTGTGCGATGAATGTAGAAGACGGCGTTACAGCTTTTTCTGAGCGTGATATCACCACGGCATTTAATAATGTCGGTTTAAGTTATGCCAAGCTTGGAAAACCGCAATGGGCACGCGCCTGGTTTTCCGTTTTTCCGAATACTAAAGCCAGCCAGTTCAATCTAAAACAGTTACCTGCACCAGAAAAACCGAAGAATTTTGCAGGAAAATATGTCCGCTATGCAGGTTTTGGTCAGTGGAATACGATGGAAGTTAAACGGGCTTCGAATGCCTACCAGATTGAGTTTAATGGACTCTATATGGGTTTACGCAGTCTGATTTATGGACCAAATATGGGAGAATTTTTAACCCGTATGTCGCTGAATAAAGCTCAGGCCAATTACAGCGTAGAAGATTGCAAAATTGATTTGAAATTTCAGTTTAACGCTCAAATTGGACAACAGATTGTGGTGAATAGCAACAATCCAATGTCTTGCGGTTTTGGCCATAATGTCTCAGCGGATGGCATGTATTTAAAGGTTGAGTGATTGCTGATTCAGCGATATCTTATTCCCCTATAACAAACATAATATTCAAAATATTACAGGGAAAATATGGCTAAATTTCTAAATACCAGTGCAACCAATTTTTTCTTAGAAGAACTCATTAAAAATGCCAAAGAACGTCTAATTTTAATCAGTCCGTATTTACGTCTCAATGACCGTATTAAAGAATTATTAGAAGACAAAGACCGGTTAAAAATTGATGTTCGCATTGTCTATGGCAAAAGTGATTTGCATCCTGAAGAAATCAAATGGATTCAAAAACTGGACTATGTGCGTTTGAGTTTCTGCAAAAACCTGCATGCAAAGTGCTATCTCAATGAATCGGAATGTATTATTTCGAGTTTGAATTTATATGAATTTAGCCAGGTCAATAACAATGAAATGGGCATTTCAGTTCGTAAGTATGAAGATGATGAGGTTTTTAAAGATGCGTATGAAGAAGCGCAGCGTATTATTCGGATTAGCGAAGAAGTCCGGATCAGCTTAGATGAAGTCAAAGCTAATCCGAACACTGAGGATTTAGGTCAAACTGATGAAGAAGCTAATGCCTTTAGTAAATTGACCACCTCCAAACTGGCTGCCAAATATAAAATTAAAACAGCAGATTTACTTGAAAAGTTAGTGGATAAAGGCTTTTTAAAGCTGAATGACACGGGTAAACATTTTTTAACTGACCAAGGCAAATCCATCGGTGGTGAATACCGTCCAAGTCAGTACGGCGGCTATTTTTTATGGAATGAAAATACGGAGATCTAATCCCTCCATTATTCAAAAAAGAAAATTCCCCTCTCTTTAAGAGATGAGAAGCTCTGCTTCGTAAGAGGAGATTTAAAATTTAATCCCTCCAAACCTCCCTTTCTTACGCTTCGATATAAAGCAGTGCTTATATCTTGCTTAGGGAGGCTTTTTCCCTCTCCTTCTAGGAGAGGATTAGGGAGAGGTAAATAAAGATAAACCCTCATCCCCCGCCTTCTCCCATAGGAGAAGGAGCTAAAAGCCTTAAATCGCCACCAACTCCCGAATACCTTTCTCAGGCATTTCACTGCCCACACCTTGCGCCACAACCTGCCCACGTGCCATCACGGTATAAGCATCAGCAAGTTCTTCAGCAAAATCATAGAATTGCTCTACCAACACAATCGCCATCTCACCACCATCAGCAAGTTTAAGAATCACCCGTCCAATGTCTTTAATAATGGATGGCTGAATACCTTCAGTCGGTTCATCCAAAATCAGCACACGCGGTTCAGAAGCAAGTGCTCGTGCAATGGCAAGCTGCTGCTGCTGACCACCAGACAAATCTCCGCCACGGCGATGCTTCATTTCATCCAACACAGGGAAAATTTCATAGAGATGCTCAGGCACTTTGCGTGTCTTTGCGCCTTTAAATTTCGCCATACCAATGAGGATGTTTTCCTCCACGGTTAAAGTTGAAAAAATATCTCGACCTTGGGGCACATAAGCCAGACCTGCACGGACACGCTGTTCAGGACTGAGTTTCGAAATGTCCTTGCCATCCAACAAAATCTGTCCGGATTTAATCGGTAAAATACCCATCAGACATTTAAGGAGCGTGGTTTTCCCTACACCATTGCGCCCAAGCACCACCGAACACTCACCCAC is from Acinetobacter lwoffii and encodes:
- the urtE gene encoding urea ABC transporter ATP-binding subunit UrtE, translated to MLEVKDVNQFYGGSHILRDVSLTAPVGECSVVLGRNGVGKTTLLKCLMGILPIKSGQILLDGKDISKLSPEQRVRAGLAYVPQGRDIFSTLTVEENILIGMAKFKGAKTRKVPEHLYEIFPVLDEMKHRRGGDLSGGQQQQLAIARALASEPRVLILDEPTEGIQPSIIKDIGRVILKLADGGEMAIVLVEQFYDFAEELADAYTVMARGQVVAQGVGSEMPEKGIRELVAI
- a CDS encoding GNAT family N-acetyltransferase — translated: MPDFDIRPATEHDLETILKIYNQEVLYGTATWNRTAFDLNYFKIWFKQLKNQNFPVFVVEDTRNQVVAGYACYDQFRSIQGFQQTVEHSIFLNPDYAGQGLGSKLLQYLIEQAQVQKLHIMVAAIDSENTSSIRLHEKLGFVQTAYMPQVGQKFGQWRDLVLLQLNLDRA
- a CDS encoding transporter, whose protein sequence is MTTLKTLGLIALAGCSAQLFAADFEFDRPGEGLSTGITPVGNVAWEQGLPTARYSKSGDQTATTLSADMLLRTGLSDDLELRLGWAGPTWTQVKSNGQTEEDDGLGDVSIGLKKAIDLDDDKLSMALLAEAIIATGNAGFTNEEDIYSLGSVVSYQYNDLVSTALTMRYEWQDSNWAVSAIPSLGYRITDRWSGYSELIYRKAESVDNQYALGTGVMYALNDRVQLDANVGVDLDGADRSYFSGLGFSVLF
- a CDS encoding phospholipase D family protein gives rise to the protein MAKFLNTSATNFFLEELIKNAKERLILISPYLRLNDRIKELLEDKDRLKIDVRIVYGKSDLHPEEIKWIQKLDYVRLSFCKNLHAKCYLNESECIISSLNLYEFSQVNNNEMGISVRKYEDDEVFKDAYEEAQRIIRISEEVRISLDEVKANPNTEDLGQTDEEANAFSKLTTSKLAAKYKIKTADLLEKLVDKGFLKLNDTGKHFLTDQGKSIGGEYRPSQYGGYFLWNENTEI
- a CDS encoding outer membrane protein OmpK, translating into MKFTQLTALCALASTAAFAQAKPVWQDFSVTGLYGENYEVVDDQQTTLTVEYAAKVKYADVFFFMDRLRGGDDVKSTYFELSPRLSLSEVTGQKLAFGPVKDVLISTTWEGSDNADNFLYGVGFDLDIPYFQYASLNLYRANNEKVFGNKDDYQMTLTYGVPFKLGAEDFLVDGFLDWSTAEKDAQASELNWTTQWKWNAGKHISPDTRLYLGVEHSVWNNKFGLKNQDENNVSALVKYHF
- the dsbD gene encoding protein-disulfide reductase DsbD, which produces MKYSQFPTWGKMLAPVILGSTLFSSPAQAETALLSAEQAFPVSVISTSQQQAELSWQIPDNYYLYQHKIEVRQGNQPVTFELPPAEDLYDDNYGHTQVYYQQLKFQIPTQAGRSYQVSWQGCAKDRICYPPQTIQFKTDLSGLVQFEAAGSGTKRLLDLNTSSLQHNTLFNTADSSESTADEISASANTQTEPYAAQDQKWSAQLLERSLGYGLLLFFGLGILLAFTPCSLPMLPILTSLIVRDSKGLKAWMIALTFVSSMAAVYAVLGLIASSAGLNFQRWLQQPGTLIAFSVLFVLFALNLFGLFEIKLPQRLVHRLDRAQAMQQGGSLVSAGVMGMISALLVGPCMTAPLAGALLFISQTQSQWQGALLLFTLGFGMGTPLLLASILGARILPKAGHWMNQIKVLFAFIMLALALYFIRPLISEAALQWLSLALGMTFVAYVLFRIFWHRTGLRWLYILCLVLAVPYIAYSQYQHSQRFFVEQASTETKWHVARSAAEFQQILAKAPQGQKIIIDVYADWCVACQPIEHRILKSAAVQQALAPYFLIKLDLSQYNASHQALLNQWKILGPPTYLFLNAQQQEIRGLRLTGAFSEVELLAQLQALAQSENP
- a CDS encoding HPF/RaiA family ribosome-associated protein codes for the protein MNIELRTDNHIQNSDRLITYVREELNQEFQRHSERITHFSVHLSDENGAKGGDDDIRCMIEARPAGLKPVVVNHRGHNVDTAIHGAIDRLKRSLEHVIEKKDNVRPGALELADTDTADIED